The segment TATGCGGGCGAGATCGTGGAAACCTGCTCGGTCAGGGCGCTGTTCGACAGCCCCGCGCATCCGTATACCCGGCTCCTGTTTCGGGCCCTGCCGGACCGTGCGCGACGGGGCGGAAACCTGGTCGGGATCGCGGGATCGCCTCCGTCCCTGTCCGATCCCGGGAAGGGTTGCCGATTCGCACCCCGTTGCCCGGATGCGATGACGGCCTGTTCCCGAGAGGCACCACAGGGGCACGACCTTGCTGGGGATCACAGGGTTCGCTGCCACCTGTATTCCCTCGGGGCAAGGATTCCGGGAGACGAGCGGCAGGGTCGGTTGGCGGTTCATTCCGCGGGCGTCGAGCGGCCGATCACCGGCGAACCATTACTCGAGGTTCGCGACCTCGAGGTGCATTTCCCGGTGCGGCGTGGATTGTTTCATCGCGTTGTGGGACACGTCCGCGCGGTAGATGGCGTCTCGCTGGCGGTCCACGCGGGGCGCACGCTCGCGCTGGTGGGAGAATCGGGATGCGGCAAGACCACCCTGGGTAAGGGGATTCTGCGCCTCATCGAGCCGAGCGGGGGTAGCGTCCGGTTCCAGGGTTCAGACCTGACAAGACTGGGTCGGAGGGACTTGCGTTCCTATCGAGGCGCCCTGCAAATCATCTTCCAGGACCCCTACGCTTCCCTGAATCCCAGGATGCTGGTGGGAGACATCCTCGAGGAGGGGATGATCGCATTGGGCGTCGAAGGCGACAGGGAGGCGCGCCGGGAACGAGTGGATCTTCTCTTGAAGCAGGTCGGGCTCGAAGCATCCGCAAGGGACCGTTATCCTCATGAATTCTCCGGTGGCCAACGCCAGCGGATCGGTATCGCGCGGGCGCTGACCGTTTCACCCCGCCTGCTGGTCAGCGACGAACCGACCAGCGCCCTGGACGTTTCGGTGCAGGCGCAGATCCTGAACCTGCTCCGCGAGCTGCAGCAGTCACTGGACATCGCCTACCTGTTTATCACGCACGATATCTCGGTGGTCGCCTACATGGCGGACGAGATCGCGGTGATGTATCTCGGGCGAATCGTTGAGCAGGGCACGACCGGCGAGATCCTGACCCGTCCCTTGCATCCCTATACGCAGTCGTTGCTGGCATCCGTCCCGCGGTCCAGGCCGGATCTGGAACCGCAACGGGTCAGGCTCCAGGGCGATCCGCCGTCCCCTGCCGATCCGCCGTCAGGTTGCGCATTTCATCCGCGTTGCCCGTGGTGTGAGCCGCGCTGTATCCGGGAGTTCCCGCCGCAGAGCAGGGCGGGCGATCGCCACATAGTTCGCTGCTTTCGTGCCACGGCAGTCCCCTGATGCAGCGGTTGCGGTAATGGGTCTCGTGCCCCCGGTTTCGGGCCGTAGGTGGCGGAAGCACCTAATCGCTGCGTGGTCGCTATGGTCCGGCAGACGTCCCCGCGAGAAACTGCATACGGACGCCACCGATTTTGATCTTGTCCCCGGGACTCAACAGCCGCGCGCCCTTGTCGATCGTTTCACCGTTGACCTGGGGGCGCTTGTTCTCATCGTCTCCCTCAACGAGCATGATGTAAAAACCGTCTTCCTTGCGCGAGATGGCCGCCACGACGACACCCGGCTGGCCCAGGGTGGTCACTGGTTTGGTCAGGAGGAGTTCCTTACCCTCGTTGGAACCGCTGG is part of the Gammaproteobacteria bacterium genome and harbors:
- a CDS encoding ABC transporter ATP-binding protein, yielding MSAETTVKTDAGPVWLLEVAGLSTRFGAGPRAIVPVSNLSFRIRTGEVFALVGESGCGKSMTALSLMRLLPDSGRITAGRVALGGRELLTLPESAMRSVRGGEMGMIFQEPMTSLNPVLTVGRQVMEACVAHGHARGGDALRQAEELLHKVGIPDTARRAGEYPHQLSGGLKQRVMIAMALAGRPGLLVADEPTTALDVTIQTQVLDLLNSLRRDTGMGILLITHDLGVVAEIADRVAVMYAGEIVETCSVRALFDSPAHPYTRLLFRALPDRARRGGNLVGIAGSPPSLSDPGKGCRFAPRCPDAMTACSREAPQGHDLAGDHRVRCHLYSLGARIPGDERQGRLAVHSAGVERPITGEPLLEVRDLEVHFPVRRGLFHRVVGHVRAVDGVSLAVHAGRTLALVGESGCGKTTLGKGILRLIEPSGGSVRFQGSDLTRLGRRDLRSYRGALQIIFQDPYASLNPRMLVGDILEEGMIALGVEGDREARRERVDLLLKQVGLEASARDRYPHEFSGGQRQRIGIARALTVSPRLLVSDEPTSALDVSVQAQILNLLRELQQSLDIAYLFITHDISVVAYMADEIAVMYLGRIVEQGTTGEILTRPLHPYTQSLLASVPRSRPDLEPQRVRLQGDPPSPADPPSGCAFHPRCPWCEPRCIREFPPQSRAGDRHIVRCFRATAVP